The following is a genomic window from Ficedula albicollis isolate OC2 chromosome 21, FicAlb1.5, whole genome shotgun sequence.
ATTTTAGGAATAATGCACTTGCTCTACCTGCAGGGTCACACAGCCAACACTGAGGAagacccagagccttcatcAGAAACAAGAGCCCCGAAAGGAGAGACCCCCGACCACCGGTGGAGCATGCACAACACAACACAGTGAGGTAGATTTTAGGAACAGAAACGAGGAGGAGCTTTCTAGAAGATTCTGTATTAATGTGTATCAGTAAACAGTATAGAAGTGAGATTTGAACTTGGCACGTGCTGAAGGGAGAATCCCTCCCCGCACCTTTGCTCAACCAAACCACACCTCTATTATACTAAATTACtgctaaattttgtatttactcaAATTTATGTAACTCACATATTTTGAttgtattcatttatatacagCTGCTGTTATTAATCAATTGCTGCTAAATGTAACATTGTTGCTTTGATTAATTAGACAAATGGAACATATCCATTTATAGCACATGGGTACTCCAGAGAAGAGCAAACAGCGTGGCAGTGCTGATACTCACTGACTCTGGGAACAAGGAATTcagaaaaatgagcttttttttcccccaaaagcaGGCCAGGGGGCTGTGGTGTGCTGGCACTGgtgcaggctgagccctgctgcaggacagaacccagccctgctgtgggagctgctttccctgcagcagctgggcctGCCCAGCCCACAGTGCAGCTTTCCTCTGCAGCCACTAGATGTGCAGAAccccccaaagcagcagcagaacccccaacccccccccccccccccccccccccccccccccccccccccccccccccccccccccccccccccccccccccccccccccccccccccccccccccccccccccccccccccccccccccccccccccccccccccccccccccccccccccccccccccccccccccccccccccccccccccccccccccccccccccccccccccccccccccccccccccccccccccccccccccccccccccccccccccccccccccccccccccccccccccccccccccccccccccccccccccccccccccccccccccccccccccccccccccccccccccccccccccccccccccccccccccccccccccccccccccccccccccccccccccccccccccccccccccccccccccccccccccccccccccccccccccccccccccccccccccccccccccccccccccccccccccccccccccccccccccccccccccccccccccccccccccccccccccccccccccccccccccccccccccccccccccccccccccccccccccccccccccccccccccccccccccccccccccccccccccccccccccccccccccccccccccccccccccccccccccccccccccccccccccccccccccccccccccccccccccccccccccccccccccccccccccccccccccccccccccccccccccccccccccccccccccccccccccccccccccccccccccccccccccccccccccccccccccccccccccccccccccccccccccccccccccccccccccccccccccccccccccccccccccccccccccccccccccccccccccccccccccccccccccccccccccccccccccccccccccccccccccccccccccccccccccccccccccccccccccccccccccccccccccccccccccccccccccccccccccccccccccccccccccccccccccccccccccccccccccccccccccccccccccccccccccccccccccccccccccccccccccccccccccccccccccccccccccccccccccccccccccccccccccccccccccccccccccccccccccccccccccccccccccccccccccccccccccccccccccccccccccccccccccccccccccccccccccccccccccccccccccccccccccccccccccccccccccccccccccccccccccccccccccccccccccccccccccccccccccccccccccccccccccccccccccccccccccccccccccccccccccccccccccccccccccccccccccccccccccccccccccccccccccccccccccccccccccccccccccccccccccccccccccccccccccccccccccccccccccccccccccccccccccccccccccccccccccccccccccccccccccccccccccccccccccccccccccccccccccccccccccccccccccccccccccccccccccccccccccccccccccccccccccccccccccccccccccccccccccccccccccccccccccccccccccccccccccccccccccccccccccccccccccccccccccccccccccccccccccccccccccccccccccccccccccccccccccccccccccccccccccccccccccccccccccccccccccccccccccccccccccccccccccccccccccccccccccccccccccccccccccccccccccccccccccccccccccccccccccccccccccccccccccccccccccccccccccccccccccccccccccccccccccccccccccccccccccccccccccccccccccccccccccccccccccccccccccccccccccccccccccccccccccccccccccccccccccccccccccccccccccccccccccccccccccccccccccccccccccccccccccccccccccccccccccccccccccccccccccccccccccccccccccccccccccccccccccccccccccccccccccccccccccccccccccccccccccccccccccccccccccccccccccccccccccccccccccccccccccccccccccccccccccccccccccccccccccccccccccccccccccccccccccccccccccccccccccccccccccccccccccccccccccccccccccccccccccccccccccccccccccccccccccccccccccccccccccccccccccccccccccccccccccccccccccccccccccccccccccccccccccccccccccccccccccccccccccccccccccccccccccccccccccccccccccccccccccccccccccccccccccccccccccccccccccccccccccccccccccccccccccccccccccccccccccccccccccccccccccccccccccccccccccccccccccccccccccccccccccccccccccccccccccccccccccccccccccccccccccccccccccccccccccccccccccccccccccccccccccccccccccccccccccccccccccccccccccccccccccccccccccccccccccccccccccccccccccccccccccccccccccccccccccccccccccccccccccccccccccccccccccccccccccccccccccccccccccccccccccccccccccccccccccccccccccccccccccccccccccccccccccccccccccccccccccccccccccccccccccccccccccccccccccccccccccccccccccccccccccccccccccccccccccccccccccccccccccccccccccccccccccccccccccccccccccccccccccccccccccccccccccccccccccccccccccccccccccccccccccccccccccccccccccccccccccccccccccccccccccccccccccccccccccccccccccccccccccccccccccccccccccccccccccccccccccccccccccccccccccccccccccccccccccccccccccccccccccccccccccccccccccccccccccccccccccccactgctgcagctcctgctgcatttctgtcactgctgcagcatcaccccaggcagggctcaCCTCAGGGGAGCAGGTGCTCTTGCAACACTCCACCCCACCAAACAAAGTGATTTTGGGAGCACCAAAGGCTTCTCTGCCCCCCAGGTGCCCCCTGGGACGCGTTTCCCAGCACACACTCACGTGCAGCACAACCAGGACGGAGTTCTGCACGGCGGGGGAGTTGCAGAGGGTGAGGATGAAGCGCACGGTGCTCCAGATGCggaggaagatgaagatgatggggatgaggatgagcTTCTTGTCGGCGATGCTGGCGCGGGGCTGCAGGGCGGGGGCTCCAGGCAGGATGGGGCGGTACTCAGAGAGAGCAGCGtgctgcagggggacagggatgagcaaaaccaaaccctgggacagggactgagCAATCCCTGAGACAGGGACTGAGAAAaacctgggacagggactgagaaaaacctgggacagggactgagaaaaacctgggacagggactgagaaaaacctgggacagggactgagaaaaacctgggacagggactgagaaaaacctgggacagggactgagaaaaacctgggacagggactgagaaaaacctgggacagggactgagAAAAACCTGGGACATTCATTAAGGGAAAAAGCACAGTCTTTCACAAGGATCAGGGAAattgattaatttcttttaaaaacaatcatCAAGAAATTGGGAATAAAACATGTAATAGAATTACCTGAACAGCTTATGCATGTTTGGACATATACAAGTGTGCACTGAATTTGTGTCATACTGCACTAGGGTTAAAAGTCAAGTACTCATCACTTTTCTCCCACAGTTGTAATTCAATAAACTACAACTCATCACATCACTCTAAATGTAATGGAAAGAAATCTAGCAGCTTATTAACTTGTTCATTATTTCTGAAGATCttatataggaaaaaataataaaaagaaaaggatgcaTTTCTCACTACAATTTAAATAGCAACAAAAATTCATAAATTGTTAAAATCAGGAACATACTACTGATTTTGGTGGCACTTTTACTTATTGCAGACTGTTGTTTCTTCTGAGGTCAtaatgaaaagcatttgaaCTGTTATGTTCTCATAAAGTCTACTCCTTGCAATTGACTTATTAAACTTTTGATGGTGTGAAAAAATCATGCTGTATAACGCTAATTTTTTAGTATCCCAAAATCACTTAGGAAATATGTCCATTTAGTTTTGGAAGCAGGGACTGAGCAAACCCTGAGACAGGGACTGATAAAAAACCTGAGACAGGGACTGAGAAAaacctgggacagggactgagaaaaacctgggacagggactgagGAAAACCCTGAGACAGGGACTGAGGAAACCCTGAGACAGGGACTgagaaaaccccccccccccccccccccccccccccccccccccccccccccccccccccccccccccccccccccccccccccccccccccccccccccccccccccccccccccccccccccccccccccccccccccccccccccccccccccccccccaaaaccctgaGACAGGGACTGAACAAAACCTGAGAGCAAAACCCTGAGAGACAGGGATTGAGGCAAAACCCTGAGATGGGGACTGAGCAAAACACTGAGACAGGGTCTgagcaaaaccaaaccctgaGACAGGGACTGAGCAAAATTCTTCCAAATCATCTGCAGGACCCTGCCCTACCCAGGGCTGTGTTTATCcccaccacagctgcagcaccGGCAGAAATTTCCAGAAGGACATCTACCCACACGTGGAGCttttttccctggcacagctcagagagaaaaggaatcTCTGGATGCAGCTCCTTGCTCCACTCTCATCTGGATTTGTCTGTTATGCAAATGCTGTCCTAGAAGCCTGGATCCTGTGTGCTCACAAGGAGCAGCCACAACTGGAGCTCTGAATTCCAAAAACCTGCAGGACAGGGGGTGTCCTGTATGGAGCCCAAAGCCATCCAGGGCCTGGAATCCCAAATGGAGCTTTGAGCTGCCAGTACAAAAGAACATTCAGAAACACGAACTATCATTGGAGACACTAAAAGGACTGAGAATTCCAATCCTGGTACGAGTGGCACAGCAGAAAACTGATTAAAGCTGAATTTGTCCTTCACATTGTGTTTCAGTTCTTACTGTAGCATTTCCCTCATGAGCATCCCACAACCCCAGCTCGTTTTCAAAGGGCTTTTACACAGTGCCAAGCCATTGTGTGATGCtggaccagggctggggacattTCAGTGTCCTGCAGAAACGCAGGGGGTGGAAATGGGGGACGGAATCACCCAGCAAAATACTCACTGCTCTGTTAATGTGCTTCTTGATGAGGATGTAGAGCAGGGGCAGGGTGACATAGGCCAGGATCTCCCAGAGCTTCCCTGTCAGCAGCATCCACAGCAGCCGGTCCTCGGCCTCCAGGTccacccagcaccagcccacGGAGACGTTGGAGGCGTCGTAGCCGATCTTCCTCAGAGCCACGGCGGCCACCGTGATGGCCAGGGGGACACCCCAGCTGGGGGACACAGGCAGCGAGGTcaagccaggagcagcctgagctgagccccccccagctcagggaagggggcagagccagggatcCTCCCCCAGGGCTCATCCCAGACCTGCAGCAGGTGAAGTGGGCAGTGAAGGAGCCAGGAGGGCGAGTCCCCCCCTGGGGAGCCCCTGTGGCCAtgtgcagcccccagagctgcagggatgtgctgcgctcccagctgggctgcacagaCACTCAGGGTGCAGGACCCACCCcgctccatcccctcctgcacacagggagGCTCAGCATCTGGCAAGGCCAGGCCACTgcaaaatgggattttcctgcAGGGCCCAGGCAGCTGGTCCtgagctgccagagcacagcaagTCCCACCTGCTGATCCCAAAGAGGAactcagcacacagagaaatccaCAGCTTCATTCTCTCAGTGATTTAAGTGGAGctgtattttcagagaaaaatgtaatttctgaagGACAAAGAGCCAGGGAAAAGTACTGGTAGTAACAGCAAAAAGCtaagaaagcaaagagcagcCACATCCACATAACTTGGACCTGTGACTTTGGCTTCCCGCTTGACAGCAGAGGCAAACACAGGGAAgcatttagaagaaaaacaacagtgGTGACACATTTGAATTAAGTCACTCAGCAGCTTGGGCTGCCCACAAGAAGCcatgaggaagaagagaaaaatcccaCCAGGCCAGACAAAAatgccagcccagcagtgccctgccccagctgagtGTGTCACCTGCTCAGGGTGACAGGGGCTCAGACTGAGCCTCCAGAACaaccctcctgctctccccggGTGCAGAGGAAACAAATCCACCACTGTCCTGCTCTCATTCAGCCTCCCACtgacagcctggagcagctgcagggagcatgGAAAGGATCTTGCCCCCCAAAATCAGACACCAGACTAGGCAggcaaacagcagctgccttgACCAGATTACCTGAAACTCCATACCCCAAGTGTAGATAATCCCATGATATTAGATTTCAAAAATGCCCCATTTCCTACTCTTAAATAATGTATGGATTCACCTACTtacaaaataaacaataaacataaacataaacataaacataaacataaacataaacataaacataaacataaaccccccccccccccccccccccccccccccccccccccccccccccccccccccccccccccccccccccccccccccccccccccccccccccccccccccccccccccccccccccccccccccccccccccccccccccccccccccccccccccccccccccccccccccccccccccccccccccccccccccccccccccccccccccccccccccccccccccccccccccccccccccccccccccccccccccccccccccccccccccccccccccccccccccccccccccccccccccccccccccccccccccccccccccccccccccccccccccccccccccccccccccccccccccccccccccccccccccccccccccccccccccccccccccccccccccccccccatataaatataaatataaatataaatataaatataaatataaatataaatataaatataaatataaatataaatataaatataaatataaatctgtaaaaaaaaaatcgagTCAACTCTTCAGCCTGTTTAGAACATTTTGtctcagggctcagctgggaacAGGCTGTGCTAATCCAAGCCAGTGCTGTTATTTAAGGACAGTTGTGCTGCAGGAAGCCCTCCCCACTCTGTTATCAGGGCAGGCGTCTAAAAACATCCCAAATGTCACCACCACCATGAAAGTTTCCACACAATTCAGGATCACTTTGGTAAAACTGGCCATTTCTCAGAAAACCACTGCAAGGCAAaagcactgcaggcagagctgagcaccaAGGTAAAGAATTCAAGAGAAGTGGCACTTCCTTAGAGAAACCAAGTAAAGGCACAAAGGCACcagcaaaaaggaaatgaatTAAGAAACTAATTTGCCCAAATAATGATCTCATCAGCCAGCTGAAAGAGAATTAAGACAAAGCCAGGTGAAATTGTGGTGTGTGGGTGTAAGACAGGACAGTGCAAGGACAGAGAGGCCACAGGAGGAAATAACTCACCACCAAGGAAGGGACCTAAACCCCTTCAGGAGATGACTGGTGAAAGGAAGGATAAAACTGCTGCATTAACAGGGCTGTTAACTTTCACTGGAATAGCATTGTGGGATCAGATGGATATTTACACTAACACCAAGCACAAGGATTGCCAGCAAACTGAAATCAGAAAGGGCCTGGGAAGGAATCAGACATTTCTGTGAACTTCAGCTCCGTTCCAGCAGGCTGGAAAGGAGAACTGAGACTGGTGACTTGGCTGCTCCTGAGAGCTCCTACTGACAGATTCAAATGCCAAATGCCAAAGCTTTTACTGAGCCAGGACTCATCACCCAAGGTGTGTAAGGACTGGAATAAAAAGGACCCAGGGGatcagagaagcagaaatatCCCTCTGAGCCCCAAAGTGCAATTCTGTGGGCTGGGCCTCTCCAAAGCACACTTGGATGCAAAGTGTGGGAGAGAAGGGGAGGTGATTCCTCCTAAAAAGGCTGGAAATCCAACCTGTAAATCAGACACAACAGGAATCATTCCTGCAGTACTGCTCTGGTAATCTGTGAATAAAAAACTCCTCCAACCCAGCAGATCTTTGCAGCAAAGCAAGGCAAGGTGAGgatcctccagctgcagcagtgctcgGCCTGCCTTGCCCTGTTTTCTGGGGTCAGATTGCTCAATAACCAGAAATAACAATTTGGATTTatgctgcacagctgcttttcctcctggagGCTCCACAGGCAGGTAATTTGCTGTCACCTGCCTGCACAGGTTAGACAAGGAGCCATcctgccagcaggcagctccttctGGGGTTCAGGAATTGTGTCTGTAAGGAGGCAAAAATCAGGATATCCCAGAatccaggcaggagctctgaGCACACATTGAACTCCAAATCTGCCCCAATTCCACCATGCAGGAGGCAGCCCATGAAGGATTGAGATGAACAATGCAGTAGTTTATATCTATTCCATGGACATGAATATACATTCATGGTTATaaatgtgcatatatatatatataaacacatatattttaatatataggCATGCACATgctatagattttttttaagtaagtaTATTTGTGGTAATAATGATCTGCACAGCCTGATcatgaaatgaaaacttttcaaatgttttcagcAATTGGTACCAAAAGCCAAGCAGGGAACAATCCCAAGGTGGGTTCTGTCTGCTGGTCCATTCCTCACCCCGAGTTTGGACCAACTTCTCTCCCAACAAAGGTGATGTTTTCCAAGCAGATGACACCTGACACTTGGAAATTCAGCAGCAGTGAGGCAGCCCTGCTCATTTGCACTCTGGGTGCCAGAACTCACATTTTACAGCTGTGTAAGTGTTTCCAAATCTGACTGCAGCCTTGTTTTCAAAGCTCCTCTGAGCCCAACAAGtttaaaagcagagcagaggctgcagctctccagcctggaattgGTGGATGTGTTACCACAGGAATCCCTGTGGCACAAACCTGTCTGACAGGTTTATCCACCGTGACATCCtcatttccctcaggaaaatTCTGGGTTCTGGCTCCCAACACATATTTAGTCAGCTCCATCTCCAAGCATGATGTCCAGGGTTTGATGTCTCAGGTAAGTCCCAAAgtgcagggaaggaaagcagggtGATGTGTCACAAGGGGATGGGCAGAGAACACGTCCTcacttgttttctctgctttcagacagatcacagagcagaagcagctttgcaggagGCATTTACAGAGCAGAACCCGACCACAGGTGCTCAACAGcctttaaaaacagcaaatggTGCTGAACAGTACCAAGGGCTGAAGGtggcatttcatttttattgtaaagaattgaaaataaacTCAACAAAttcacccagcagcagctcagtttgAGCATCTCCCCCTCTGTGTCTCCCAGgatttttgcagcttttggaGTGCACAGATTGCAGCCAGCTCTGTTTCAGTGGCTGTTTCTCTCCACACTTGGTAGCTGACAAGGCTGAGGAGCATTAAAGCAGATGGAGAAACTGAAGCAGAGACAAAAGCCACACAAGCAATTAGCAGACTGGAAAATTACAAATAAGTCAGGTTTGCCTGAGCTCTTTGATGTGTCTGGTGGAGCCAGAAGCCCACGAAGGAGCCAGACTTGTTTTTTATATCCATTAAGCAACATGTGGCTCTCTACAGCACCCTGACCTCACTCTCCGAGTTCCACCCTCCATTTACTGGAGGTGAAAGAACACAAACTCCTCCAGTGCAGCTtctctcagctccagcaccaccTCGATGTGCCCAGGGCCATGTGCAGCCCCCCAAAGGATGCATCTGCCACTAAAGGTGATAAATATTTGACTAGGATACCAAAGAAAATTCCCTACTTGTCCtgagggtgtttttttcccccttttaaaCCAGATCACTCCTCTTATAATTTATTGCAAAAGCTTGGCAACACGGGGCACTAAAGGATCACTCTTTTGCTCAGCACATGATTCCACAAGCTCCAATTGCATAATGAAAGCTTTTACTGAACATGATGTGGGAAATCAGTGCCCTAAACAGCAGAAACTGAGACATAAAGCTACACTGTGGTCGGGTTTGTCTTGCCTTCAATCAAACACGCCAAAACAGCCTTCAGAGTGCTTCTCCTGCAGTTTCATCACCTGTGGACAGCATTCTGCTGTGAGTATGGGATTACAGCGacctgctgggcaggggggaAGGATCCACAGCCCAGGATCACAGGCGGAaacagatcccaaacacagaggcttgggcagcagcaggcaggtaCCACGGGCACAAGGTTTGTTATGTTATTTCTAGAACATCAGAGCAGActggagggaaagcagaagccAGGATTTTCAGTCATTAGAACTTGCCAGAGATTCTTCTAAGCGACCTTGaacaaaaaaacttttccaCATCTCCAGCTTTTCAGCTGAGAGCAGAAAGGGGGGACGAGCAGGGTCGATTGGTTAAAAGACAGCAAAATCCCTGTTTAGGAGGAATTtgaggggaagaagagaagCACAGAGACTGAAGGGACACCCGGGGCTCCATCCCGAGTGGGGTGGGGGTCACACAGCACCCACCTGACGGCGTGGAAGCCCCAGAGCCAGCCCGAGCCCGCGGGCGAGCCCCGGACGATGCTCAGGTACAGGTAGAGGGCGATGGCCATGGTCCAGAAGAAGGAGCTGGTGTTGGCGAAGGTGGACACGGCTCCCTGCAGCACGCAGTCCCACGAGGAGCGCTGGAAGTCCCGCAGCACCCCGTAGAAGTAGGAGAGGGCCGAGAGCAGGTCGGCCAGGGACAGGTAGAGCAGCAGCTGCCGCGGGCGCGTCCGCAGCTCCGGCCAGCGCGcgtgggagcagagcagcagcgcCGAGCCCGAGCAGGACAGAGCGCAGGACACCAGCACCGCAGCGCGCTCCGCCGCGAACAGCGGCGTGGGGGGCAGCGGGGACATGGGCgcggggacccccccccccccccccccccccccccccccccccccccccccccccccccccccccccccccccccccccccccccccccccccccccccccccccccccccccccccccccccccccccccccccccccccccccccccccccccccccccccccccccccccccccccccccccccccccccccccccccccccccccccccccccccccccccccccccccccccccccccccccccccccccccccccccccccccccccccccccccccccccccccccccccccccccccccccccccccccccccccccccccccccccccccccccccccccccccccccccccccccccccccccccccccccccccccccccccccccccccccccccccccccccccccccccccccccccccccccccccccccccccccccccccccccccccccccccccccccccccccccccccccccccccccccccccccccccccccccccccccccccccccccccccccccccccccccccccccccccccccccccccccccccccccccccccccccccccccccccccccccccccccccccccccccccccccccccccccccccccccccccccccccccccccccccccccccccccccccccccccccccccccccccccccccccccccccccccccccccccccccccccccccccccccccccccccccccccccccccccccccccccccccccccccccccccccccccccccccccccccccccccccccccccccccccccccccccccccccccccccccccccccccccccccccccccccccccccccccccccccccccccccccccccccccccccccccccccccccccccccccccccccccccccccccccccccccccccccccccccccccccccccccccccccccccccccccccccccc
Proteins encoded in this region:
- the GPR157 gene encoding probable G-protein coupled receptor 157 is translated as MSPLPPTPLFAAERAAVLVSCALSCSGSALLLCSHARWPELRTRPRQLLLYLSLADLLSALSYFYGVLRDFQRSSWDCVLQGAVSTFANTSSFFWTMAIALYLYLSIVRGSPAGSGWLWGFHAVSWGVPLAITVAAVALRKIGYDASNVSVGWCWVDLEAEDRLLWMLLTGKLWEILAYVTLPLLYILIKKHINRAHAALSEYRPILPGAPALQPRASIADKKLILIPIIFIFLRIWSTVRFILTLCNSPAVQNSVLVVLHGIGNTFQGGANCIMFVLCTRVVRARLLALLCCGHCAQLGWPLQGSRGSWQQPQPHQDKDKDKDKDKEKEVPSPEQSKLLSST